Proteins encoded within one genomic window of Flavobacteriales bacterium:
- a CDS encoding ABC transporter substrate-binding protein codes for MIRPLIHYCLFICILCLSISCSDTSDDSDLSIFKYNESAGITSLDPAFAKDQANIWATNQLFNGLVQLDSNLNVQPSIARSWDVTEDALKYTFHLRNDVYFHEHSLFSSKESRKVTAHDFVYSFGRLTDKSVASPGAWVMNNVDSYEAIDDSTLRISLIQPFPPFLGLLSMSYCSVVPKIIVENTSFRDAPIGTGPFHFQFWKENVKLVFRKNTTYFEDGLPLLDAVSITFIKDKQTAFLEFLKGNIDFISGLDPSYKDEVLTSDGELRGEYIGKIQLQSLPYLNTEYLGFLMDDNNVSSTQHIEVRKAINYGFDREKMITYLRNNIGTPAVNGFIPKGLPSFSDTLMGYNYNPERSKELIRASKLEDIKVTLNTTSSYLDLCEFIQNQLSEIGISVSININPPSTHRQMVATSKLDFFRGSWIADYADAENYLALFYSKNFCPNGPNYTHFSSDKYDGYYEAAMLEVSLEKRQHYYQLMNQMIIDEAAIVPLYYDQVIRFVQNNISGFESNAMNLLQLKRVKKD; via the coding sequence ATGATACGACCTCTAATCCATTACTGTTTATTTATTTGTATTCTTTGCCTGTCGATTTCGTGTAGCGATACTAGTGATGACTCCGATTTGAGTATCTTTAAATACAATGAGTCGGCTGGTATAACGAGTCTTGACCCTGCATTTGCAAAAGATCAAGCGAATATTTGGGCCACTAATCAGTTGTTTAATGGTTTAGTTCAATTGGACTCCAACCTTAATGTTCAACCCTCTATAGCTCGTTCTTGGGATGTTACTGAAGATGCTTTAAAGTATACGTTTCATTTGAGGAATGATGTTTATTTTCACGAACATTCTTTGTTTTCTTCTAAAGAAAGTAGAAAAGTCACTGCACACGATTTTGTATATAGTTTTGGTCGATTGACGGATAAATCTGTTGCTTCTCCAGGTGCATGGGTAATGAACAATGTTGACAGCTATGAAGCGATTGACGATAGTACACTTAGGATTTCATTGATACAGCCTTTTCCACCTTTTCTAGGCTTATTGTCCATGTCTTACTGCTCCGTTGTTCCAAAAATAATTGTAGAAAATACGTCTTTTAGAGATGCTCCTATTGGAACTGGTCCTTTTCATTTTCAGTTTTGGAAGGAAAATGTAAAATTGGTTTTTAGAAAGAACACCACTTATTTTGAAGATGGACTTCCGCTTTTAGACGCTGTATCTATAACTTTTATAAAAGATAAACAAACTGCCTTTTTAGAATTTTTAAAAGGAAATATTGATTTCATTTCAGGTTTAGACCCATCGTATAAAGATGAAGTGTTGACTTCTGATGGAGAATTGAGGGGTGAATATATAGGTAAAATACAACTTCAATCCTTGCCGTATCTAAATACGGAATACTTGGGCTTTTTGATGGATGATAATAATGTATCGTCTACTCAACATATTGAGGTAAGGAAAGCTATTAATTATGGTTTTGATCGCGAGAAAATGATTACTTATTTGAGGAATAATATTGGCACTCCAGCTGTGAATGGATTTATTCCAAAAGGTTTACCTTCATTCTCTGATACTTTAATGGGTTATAACTATAATCCAGAGCGATCAAAAGAATTAATTAGAGCATCCAAACTAGAGGATATAAAGGTTACGCTTAATACTACAAGTTCATATCTTGATTTGTGTGAGTTTATTCAAAATCAGCTTTCAGAAATAGGCATATCGGTTTCAATAAATATTAATCCACCATCGACACACCGTCAAATGGTAGCAACTTCTAAATTGGATTTTTTTAGGGGTTCATGGATTGCCGATTATGCCGATGCTGAAAATTATTTAGCTTTGTTTTATTCCAAGAACTTTTGTCCTAACGGACCAAATTACACACATTTTTCAAGTGATAAATACGACGGCTATTATGAAGCGGCAATGCTAGAGGTTTCATTAGAAAAAAGACAGCATTATTATCAGTTAATGAATCAGATGATAATTGATGAAGCTGCTATTGTTCCTCTATATTATGATCAAGTTATTCGATTTGTTCAAAATAATATTTCAGGTTTTGAATCTAATGCCATGAATTTATTGCAGCTAAAGAGAGTGAAGAAGGATTAG
- the mutL gene encoding DNA mismatch repair endonuclease MutL: MSDIIQLLPDHVANQIAAGEVIQRPSSAVKELLENAIDSGASDIKLIVKDAGRTLIQVIDNGCGMSETDARMCFERHATSKIREANDIHSIRTMGFRGEAMASMAAIAHVELKSKLHDNELGTKIIIEGSELISQENCTSNNGTSISIKNLFFNVPARRNFLKSDNVELRHIFDEFYRVSLANEDCSFSFYQNDKEVLNLPKSTLKQRIVGIFGAKYNEKLVPVSEETTLITISGFIGKPEFSKKTRGEQYFFVNNRFIKSPYLHHAVNNAFKDLISDGHHPSYFLFFDIDPKFIDVNIHPTKTEIKFEDEKSIYAIIRSCVKRALGIHNIVPTLDFDKDPAFSNIPKSNNKVRQPSLKVDSSYNPFEEKEQKERSYTPSPKVKTDNWEKLFEDLPVPENNSQQTETINTSWSEDSETTESAIFQLNNQYIVSSIKSGMMIIHQQRAHERILYEYYLNSQAVEGQSQQLLFPNTINLNPSDIELLKEISDELFNLGFRFDYLNKNSIVVLGSPVDIEMETLESVFEELIEQYKTQSSLEKRDNFALSMAKSMCIKKGRTLSKTEMNSIIDNLFACQTPNATTNSKPTLITLTFEEIAKKF, translated from the coding sequence ATGTCCGACATTATTCAACTTTTACCTGATCATGTAGCTAACCAAATTGCTGCCGGCGAAGTTATTCAACGCCCCTCTTCTGCTGTAAAGGAATTATTAGAAAATGCCATTGATTCTGGAGCATCCGATATTAAGCTAATTGTTAAAGATGCTGGACGTACATTAATTCAGGTTATTGACAACGGTTGTGGTATGAGCGAAACGGACGCCAGAATGTGCTTTGAGAGACACGCTACCTCAAAAATCAGAGAAGCGAATGACATTCATAGTATTCGAACAATGGGGTTTCGTGGCGAAGCAATGGCATCTATGGCAGCAATTGCACACGTAGAATTAAAATCAAAACTTCACGATAATGAGCTAGGCACTAAAATCATTATTGAAGGAAGCGAACTCATTTCTCAAGAAAATTGCACCTCTAATAATGGCACCTCAATATCTATTAAAAACCTATTCTTTAATGTTCCTGCTAGAAGAAACTTTTTAAAATCTGATAATGTAGAACTCAGACATATTTTTGATGAATTTTACAGAGTATCACTAGCAAACGAAGATTGTTCATTCTCATTCTACCAGAATGATAAGGAAGTACTTAACCTTCCTAAATCTACACTTAAACAACGAATTGTTGGGATTTTTGGTGCTAAATACAATGAAAAACTTGTGCCAGTTTCTGAAGAAACTACTCTAATTACTATTTCAGGATTTATTGGGAAACCAGAATTTTCAAAGAAAACTAGGGGCGAGCAATATTTTTTCGTGAATAATCGATTTATAAAAAGCCCCTATTTACACCATGCTGTAAACAACGCCTTTAAAGATTTGATTTCAGATGGTCATCACCCGTCTTACTTTTTATTTTTTGATATTGACCCTAAGTTCATTGACGTTAATATTCATCCAACAAAAACTGAAATTAAGTTTGAAGATGAGAAATCCATTTATGCAATCATTCGTTCTTGTGTAAAACGAGCATTGGGAATACACAATATCGTACCTACACTGGATTTTGATAAAGATCCCGCATTCAGCAATATACCAAAGTCAAATAATAAAGTACGTCAACCCTCTCTAAAAGTGGACTCTTCATACAACCCCTTCGAGGAAAAAGAACAAAAAGAAAGAAGTTATACCCCAAGTCCTAAAGTAAAAACTGACAATTGGGAAAAGCTTTTCGAAGATTTGCCAGTTCCTGAAAACAACTCCCAGCAAACTGAAACAATCAATACAAGTTGGAGTGAAGATTCTGAAACTACTGAATCGGCAATTTTTCAATTGAACAATCAATACATTGTATCAAGCATAAAATCTGGAATGATGATTATTCATCAGCAAAGGGCTCATGAGCGAATATTGTATGAATACTATCTTAACTCACAAGCAGTAGAAGGTCAGTCCCAACAGTTGCTGTTCCCAAATACCATTAACCTAAACCCTTCTGACATTGAATTGTTAAAAGAGATAAGTGATGAGCTTTTCAATTTAGGCTTTAGGTTTGATTATCTTAATAAAAATAGCATTGTCGTATTGGGTAGCCCTGTGGACATAGAAATGGAAACTCTGGAAAGTGTTTTTGAAGAACTAATTGAACAATACAAAACTCAATCATCTCTAGAAAAAAGAGATAATTTTGCACTTTCAATGGCTAAAAGTATGTGTATAAAAAAAGGACGAACATTGAGTAAAACAGAAATGAACTCTATCATTGATAATCTTTTTGCTTGCCAAACACCAAATGCAACTACCAATAGTAAACCGACACTGATAACCCTAACTTTTGAAGAAATAGCAAAAAAGTTTTAA
- a CDS encoding endonuclease/exonuclease/phosphatase family protein gives MLVLFALFLSYLSPHISPDSFLWPIAFTGLIYPFLLLTNSLFLIYWTICFKRHAWANLIVILLGYGHIENLIRIQENESSVEDKFSIMSFNVRLFNAYNWIEDDNLKDEIINYINTTNTSVVCFQEFYAPDELPKLNYPFTHIGIQSDRKSWRMATYSKYPILKKGTVSINGEFQNNVCIFSDIIIDSDTVRVYNVHLASNWFQKEDYQFLNKPTVEGAENIIERLRISFSKRSKQVKAIKKHMNTSIYPIILCGDFNDTPNSYAYKQLSEGLLDSFVEGGKGIGQTYNGKFPALRIDYILHSPEINLNKFKTFDSNFSDHYPIISHFN, from the coding sequence ATGTTAGTGCTGTTTGCTCTATTTTTATCTTACTTATCTCCTCATATAAGTCCAGATTCTTTTTTATGGCCCATTGCTTTTACTGGACTCATTTATCCTTTTCTTTTATTAACAAACAGTTTATTTTTAATCTACTGGACCATATGTTTTAAAAGACACGCTTGGGCTAACCTGATTGTGATACTTCTAGGTTATGGACACATAGAAAACCTAATTAGAATTCAAGAGAATGAGTCGTCAGTGGAAGATAAATTTTCTATCATGAGTTTTAATGTACGTCTGTTTAATGCTTACAATTGGATTGAAGACGATAATTTAAAAGACGAAATCATAAACTATATTAACACCACCAACACAAGTGTAGTTTGTTTTCAAGAGTTTTATGCCCCTGACGAATTACCAAAATTAAATTACCCCTTCACTCATATTGGTATCCAAAGTGATAGAAAAAGCTGGAGGATGGCTACTTATTCTAAATACCCTATATTGAAAAAAGGAACCGTTAGCATAAATGGTGAATTTCAAAATAATGTGTGCATTTTTTCTGATATTATCATTGATTCAGATACTGTACGTGTTTACAACGTACATTTAGCTTCTAATTGGTTTCAAAAAGAAGATTATCAATTTTTAAATAAGCCTACGGTAGAAGGAGCTGAAAACATAATTGAACGACTAAGGATTTCATTTTCAAAACGTTCAAAACAGGTAAAGGCCATCAAAAAACATATGAATACTTCCATTTACCCTATCATTTTGTGTGGAGATTTCAACGACACTCCTAATTCATACGCATATAAGCAACTCTCAGAGGGTCTTTTGGATAGTTTTGTGGAGGGCGGTAAAGGAATTGGACAAACTTATAATGGAAAATTTCCTGCATTGCGCATTGATTATATTCTTCACAGTCCTGAAATTAATTTAAATAAATTCAAAACCTTCGATAGTAACTTTTCAGACCATTATCCAATAATTAGCCATTTCAACTAA
- a CDS encoding helix-turn-helix transcriptional regulator → MEKRIQNIIEKYGLSPNAFAQEIDVNRSTISHILSGRNKPSIDVLQKILKRFSEVSASWLLLGRGDMFANEPVSQAPKATTDESSVKSKEVKKIVVFYSDNSFEEYKPNK, encoded by the coding sequence ATGGAGAAACGCATCCAAAATATCATAGAAAAATATGGCTTAAGCCCTAATGCTTTTGCACAAGAAATTGACGTTAATCGGTCAACGATTTCGCATATTTTGTCTGGACGTAATAAGCCGAGTATTGATGTTTTACAAAAAATTTTAAAGCGATTTTCTGAGGTTTCGGCTTCTTGGCTTTTATTGGGTCGTGGTGATATGTTTGCTAACGAACCTGTAAGTCAAGCTCCAAAAGCTACTACAGATGAGTCTTCGGTTAAATCCAAAGAGGTTAAGAAAATAGTTGTTTTTTATTCTGATAATAGTTTTGAGGAATACAAGCCAAATAAATAA
- a CDS encoding rhomboid family intramembrane serine protease: MLSRLIYLNVGVFILLEVLNVFFFLFKVPSYQILNYLGLAASPSALLSKPWSALTYMFIHNGFIHLAFNLLWLYFGGSIFLRYLSNKQIVSTYIIGGLSGGLFYITAYNYFPAFNSSLAESMAVGSSASVLAILVAIATYVPSYSVNLTFIGNVKLKHIAIVSIVLDLILIPKGNAGGHIAHIGGAFYGFIFSRQLLKGKDISRSFDRLMDYLASALKPSTPLKTAYKRPKTDDQWRENKSSEQKQINLILDKIAKSGYDSLNKEEKDTLFKASKK; the protein is encoded by the coding sequence ATGCTAAGTCGTTTAATTTATTTAAACGTTGGCGTGTTTATTCTATTAGAGGTGCTTAACGTATTCTTTTTTCTTTTTAAGGTGCCTAGCTATCAAATATTAAACTATTTAGGCTTGGCAGCATCTCCTTCAGCACTACTTTCAAAGCCCTGGAGTGCACTAACTTACATGTTTATTCACAATGGTTTTATTCATTTAGCATTCAATCTTTTGTGGTTATATTTTGGAGGTTCAATTTTCTTAAGATATTTATCCAATAAACAAATTGTAAGCACCTATATTATAGGAGGGCTTAGCGGAGGTCTATTTTATATTACTGCCTATAATTATTTTCCTGCATTTAATAGCTCATTAGCAGAGTCTATGGCAGTTGGTTCATCAGCATCAGTATTAGCAATTCTAGTTGCAATTGCTACATATGTTCCAAGTTATTCCGTAAACCTTACTTTTATTGGTAATGTGAAACTAAAGCATATTGCCATAGTATCTATTGTTCTTGATTTAATACTTATTCCCAAAGGGAACGCTGGAGGACATATTGCACACATTGGCGGAGCATTTTATGGATTTATATTTAGCAGACAATTATTAAAAGGGAAAGATATTTCTAGAAGTTTCGATAGGCTCATGGATTATTTGGCATCTGCATTAAAACCCTCAACTCCTCTAAAGACAGCTTACAAAAGACCAAAGACCGATGACCAATGGAGAGAAAATAAATCTTCTGAGCAAAAGCAAATAAATCTTATTTTAGATAAAATTGCTAAATCAGGATACGACAGTCTAAATAAAGAGGAAAAAGATACCTTATTTAAAGCCAGTAAAAAATAA
- a CDS encoding prolipoprotein diacylglyceryl transferase, producing the protein MYPNISYLLNDLFGINIPLPIQTFGFFVAIAFLLSSWTLSLELKRKEKEGLIAATNRKKVIGEKVKLKDLIIQVIIGFLVGYKLLYAGLNYSDFASNPQHIILSGEGHFLGGLIGAFINAYLKYRELKKEELKKPKTITETIHPYQLVGNITMIAAISGIVGAKIFHNLENINEFMADPIGQLLSFSGLTFYGGLICGAIAVIYYTKKYGINYKIISDASAPGLMLAYGIGRMGCHFSGDGDWGITNLAPKPEWMSFLPDWTWAYTYPNNVINAGVPIEGCVGNYCNELLYPVFPTPIYEIAMALALFGLLWTLRTRINIAGMLFGIYMIMNGLERFFIEKIRVNTKYIIFETEITQAELISFGLIITGMIIVYRLYSIHRKKVRT; encoded by the coding sequence ATGTATCCAAACATTAGCTATTTACTGAATGACCTTTTTGGAATTAACATTCCCCTACCCATCCAAACTTTTGGTTTTTTTGTCGCAATCGCCTTTTTGCTTTCTAGCTGGACACTTTCGCTAGAATTGAAACGAAAAGAAAAGGAAGGGTTAATTGCTGCTACCAATCGCAAAAAAGTTATTGGAGAAAAAGTAAAGCTGAAAGATTTAATCATTCAAGTAATTATAGGCTTTTTGGTGGGTTATAAACTTCTCTATGCCGGACTAAACTACAGCGACTTCGCGAGCAATCCTCAACACATTATACTCTCTGGTGAAGGACACTTTTTAGGCGGTTTAATAGGCGCATTCATTAATGCCTACTTGAAATACCGAGAATTGAAAAAAGAGGAGTTAAAGAAGCCTAAAACCATCACTGAAACTATTCACCCCTATCAATTAGTTGGTAATATTACCATGATAGCTGCTATTTCTGGAATTGTAGGCGCCAAGATATTTCACAATTTAGAAAACATAAACGAGTTTATGGCAGACCCCATTGGTCAATTATTATCTTTTAGCGGCCTAACCTTTTACGGTGGTCTGATATGTGGGGCAATTGCTGTTATTTATTACACCAAAAAATACGGTATTAACTATAAGATAATTAGTGATGCTTCTGCACCTGGACTGATGCTGGCATACGGAATTGGACGAATGGGTTGTCACTTTTCTGGTGATGGTGATTGGGGAATAACTAACCTTGCTCCTAAACCTGAATGGATGAGCTTTTTACCAGATTGGACTTGGGCATATACATACCCCAATAACGTAATCAATGCAGGCGTTCCTATTGAGGGTTGTGTAGGTAATTATTGCAATGAACTACTATACCCTGTATTCCCTACTCCTATTTATGAAATTGCTATGGCTTTGGCTTTATTTGGGTTATTATGGACATTGCGTACACGCATCAACATTGCAGGCATGTTGTTCGGTATATATATGATTATGAATGGTCTAGAACGATTTTTCATTGAAAAAATAAGAGTCAATACCAAATACATTATTTTTGAAACAGAGATAACCCAAGCCGAACTAATTTCCTTTGGACTAATCATTACTGGAATGATTATCGTGTATCGATTGTATTCCATTCATCGTAAAAAAGTAAGAACCTAG
- the mtaB gene encoding tRNA (N(6)-L-threonylcarbamoyladenosine(37)-C(2))-methylthiotransferase MtaB, with amino-acid sequence MENQSTVAFYTQGCKLNFSETSSISRQLVNEGYQKVDFKDKADIYVINTCSVTENADKECKRIVRSALKTSPEAFVVIVGCYAQLKPKQISEIDGVDLVLGATEKFKLNHYLNDLSKKESTEIHSCEINDANFFVDAYSIGDRTRAFLKVQDGCDYKCTYCTIPLARGISRSDKLENVINNAKSISDKGIQEIVLTGVNIGDYGKGGFGNKKHQHTFLDLVKELDKVNGINRLRISSIEPNLLKNETIDFVAKSKAFVPHFHIPLQSGSDEILKKMKRRYLTDLYTDRVSYIKSLMPHCCIGVDVIVGFPGETEEHFLETYNFLNELDISYLHVFSYSERANTEAAEMDNPVDKGARHKRSKMLRVLSAKKKRYFYEQQIGSKRNVIFEGENKDGFMYGFTENYVRVKTPFQSSWINTIKKTELNQMDESGVFIFEEV; translated from the coding sequence ATGGAAAATCAATCCACAGTAGCTTTTTATACACAAGGTTGTAAACTTAACTTTTCTGAGACCTCTAGCATTTCCAGACAATTGGTTAATGAAGGCTATCAAAAGGTTGATTTCAAAGACAAAGCAGACATATATGTAATTAACACCTGCTCTGTTACCGAAAATGCTGATAAGGAGTGTAAACGCATTGTTCGCTCAGCATTAAAAACCTCTCCAGAAGCTTTTGTAGTGATTGTTGGTTGCTACGCTCAATTAAAACCTAAGCAAATTTCTGAAATTGACGGAGTCGATTTAGTTCTTGGTGCTACGGAAAAGTTTAAACTCAACCATTACCTGAACGATTTAAGTAAAAAGGAATCTACTGAAATCCACTCTTGTGAGATTAACGATGCTAACTTTTTTGTAGACGCCTATTCTATTGGAGACCGTACTCGAGCATTTCTTAAAGTACAAGACGGTTGTGATTATAAATGCACTTACTGTACGATTCCATTAGCTAGAGGTATTAGTAGAAGTGATAAGTTAGAAAACGTCATTAATAATGCTAAATCTATATCAGACAAAGGTATTCAAGAGATTGTTCTGACTGGAGTAAATATTGGCGATTATGGTAAGGGTGGATTTGGAAACAAAAAACACCAACATACTTTCTTAGACTTAGTAAAAGAACTAGACAAAGTGAATGGAATTAACAGACTTCGTATTTCCTCCATTGAACCCAATTTACTGAAAAATGAAACCATAGATTTTGTAGCTAAATCTAAAGCATTTGTACCCCACTTTCACATTCCTTTGCAGTCGGGCTCAGATGAAATTCTAAAGAAAATGAAAAGACGCTATCTTACTGATTTATATACAGATAGAGTTTCTTACATAAAGTCATTAATGCCACATTGTTGTATTGGCGTAGATGTCATTGTAGGCTTTCCAGGTGAAACCGAAGAGCATTTTCTTGAAACCTACAATTTCCTAAATGAGTTAGACATCTCATACTTACATGTTTTTTCTTATTCTGAACGTGCTAATACAGAGGCAGCAGAAATGGACAATCCAGTTGATAAAGGCGCGCGACACAAACGCAGTAAAATGCTAAGAGTTTTATCAGCCAAAAAGAAAAGGTATTTCTACGAACAACAAATTGGCAGCAAGAGGAATGTCATTTTTGAAGGTGAAAATAAAGATGGTTTTATGTACGGTTTTACAGAGAATTACGTCAGGGTAAAAACCCCTTTCCAATCGAGCTGGATAAATACCATAAAAAAAACAGAATTAAACCAAATGGATGAAAGCGGAGTTTTTATCTTTGAAGAAGTATAA
- a CDS encoding patatin-like phospholipase family protein → MKKILLLLLLSNQIIAQPIIKNLVFEGAGVRGIAYAGAIKTLEKKNLMDNIQKVGGTSAGAITAMLVSLGYNSTEIGQIICQTKLNKFNDGKYLFVGGIYRLNKRFGWYRAKRFDKWLSKIIENKTANPNITFKELAERNFKELYVTATCLNKQKEVVFGKEQYPNMKVKDAVKISMSIPLYFEAVFIDSIGTIHPKPKRDNHLDIVVDGGITSNFPIFLFDTIIDGKRIENPHTLGFKIDREEQIEQDRLKGTIAPIEISRFNDYVSALYNYVMESLNRHDFTEKDRERTISISSEGISPKIKRLSNEQKSSLIKSGQLYSQQHFE, encoded by the coding sequence ATGAAAAAAATACTATTACTTCTCTTACTTTCCAATCAGATAATAGCTCAACCTATCATTAAAAACCTAGTATTTGAAGGTGCTGGCGTTAGAGGCATTGCCTATGCAGGAGCCATCAAAACACTAGAGAAAAAAAACCTTATGGATAATATCCAAAAAGTAGGTGGCACTTCTGCAGGAGCCATTACCGCAATGCTAGTATCTTTAGGCTATAACTCCACAGAAATTGGACAGATAATTTGTCAAACAAAACTTAATAAATTCAATGATGGCAAATACCTTTTTGTGGGTGGCATCTACCGTTTAAACAAACGCTTTGGGTGGTACAGAGCCAAACGCTTTGACAAATGGTTATCAAAGATAATTGAAAATAAAACAGCCAATCCGAACATTACCTTTAAAGAACTTGCAGAAAGAAATTTCAAGGAATTATACGTTACTGCCACCTGTTTGAACAAGCAAAAGGAAGTGGTATTTGGAAAGGAACAATACCCTAATATGAAAGTCAAAGATGCTGTAAAGATATCCATGTCAATCCCATTGTATTTTGAAGCCGTATTTATTGATAGTATTGGCACCATACACCCAAAGCCAAAACGAGATAACCATCTTGATATAGTAGTGGATGGTGGTATTACCTCAAACTTTCCTATTTTCTTATTTGACACCATCATAGATGGCAAACGCATAGAAAACCCACATACTTTGGGTTTTAAAATTGATAGAGAAGAACAAATAGAGCAAGACAGATTAAAAGGGACTATTGCACCCATTGAAATAAGCAGGTTCAACGATTATGTATCTGCTCTGTACAATTACGTTATGGAAAGCCTAAATAGACACGATTTTACTGAAAAAGATAGAGAAAGAACAATTTCTATTTCATCTGAAGGAATAAGCCCAAAAATAAAACGCTTGAGCAATGAACAAAAAAGCAGTCTAATTAAAAGCGGACAGCTTTATAGCCAACAGCACTTTGAATAA
- a CDS encoding rhomboid family intramembrane serine protease, whose amino-acid sequence MPEVVKNLLILNGLFFLAKYVLGTNFGINLDQHLALHHWESPDFRPHQFVTHLFMHGSFSHILFNMFALWMFGNQLENIWGGKRFLVYYMITGLGAAVLHLAVIQFQISALEAQMALEQINRVTSSGYDALQNGQNFIDPLMARLNLLYYTPTVGASGAVFGLLLAFGMLFPNTLIYLYFAIPIKAKYFVAGYGLIELWLGIQNSASDNVAHFAHLGGMLFGYFLIKYWRKNSQHFY is encoded by the coding sequence TTGCCTGAGGTAGTAAAAAATTTACTAATCCTTAACGGATTGTTTTTTCTAGCAAAATATGTGTTAGGCACTAATTTCGGTATAAATCTTGACCAACACTTGGCACTACACCATTGGGAATCGCCAGACTTCAGACCACACCAATTTGTAACGCATTTATTTATGCACGGCAGTTTTTCTCATATACTGTTCAATATGTTTGCTTTGTGGATGTTCGGAAACCAATTGGAAAACATATGGGGAGGCAAACGTTTTCTAGTGTATTACATGATTACCGGTTTAGGAGCAGCTGTTTTACATTTAGCTGTTATTCAATTTCAAATATCAGCTCTTGAAGCTCAAATGGCTTTGGAACAAATTAATAGAGTCACATCTAGCGGTTATGATGCTTTGCAAAACGGCCAAAACTTTATTGACCCATTAATGGCTAGACTAAACCTACTTTACTACACTCCTACAGTTGGAGCATCTGGTGCAGTTTTTGGATTACTTCTTGCCTTTGGTATGCTTTTTCCAAATACATTAATCTACCTTTATTTTGCTATACCTATCAAAGCAAAATACTTTGTAGCTGGATATGGACTTATAGAATTATGGCTAGGCATTCAAAATAGTGCTAGCGATAATGTGGCACATTTCGCTCATTTAGGCGGTATGTTATTTGGGTATTTTCTGATTAAATACTGGAGAAAAAACAGTCAGCATTTTTATTAA